A genomic region of Candidatus Bathyarchaeia archaeon contains the following coding sequences:
- a CDS encoding TldD/PmbA family protein: MRDTLTKVVNTAVDRFGAEYVEVRVQKLFKTMLAIKEERVEAIKEGIENGAAIRVLVNGAWGFASTCLLDAETLVDVVAEACRMAKAASQKLKNPIKLVESRVFEDRVSVKPKKDPSKISIEDKIRTALTISETVLGYDKRVKSCTVDYSDSVGMSFFMNNEGAYIEQDKLYVWSRVLVTAKEGEVFTFSREEIGSTSGYEVFDVEAPEVVGDRAAKRAIEQLKAKTPKGGTFPVVLGPNIVGVFVHEAFGHLAEADLTLSGSVLMGKIGKKVASEVVTIYDDGTIEGAFGSFKYDDEGVPAQKTLLVKDGVVVGLMHNRETAQKFNAKPTGNARAEDFRVEPIIRMRNTFLAPKDHSFEELIEGIKFGYYFKSFRGGQANLDGTFQVGIQEGYEIVKGEVGEPVRNASISGNTLKTLYKVDAVGKDFELWPGRCGKGQTAFVCDGGPHIRVKEVLVGGGA, translated from the coding sequence TTGAGGGACACTTTAACTAAAGTTGTTAACACCGCCGTCGATAGGTTCGGGGCCGAGTATGTTGAGGTGCGTGTACAGAAACTTTTCAAGACGATGCTTGCCATTAAAGAGGAGAGGGTTGAAGCAATCAAGGAAGGCATTGAAAATGGTGCCGCTATAAGAGTACTTGTCAATGGCGCATGGGGTTTTGCATCCACATGTCTGCTTGACGCTGAAACTTTGGTGGATGTTGTCGCTGAAGCTTGTAGGATGGCTAAAGCTGCAAGCCAGAAGCTTAAAAATCCGATAAAGCTTGTGGAAAGCAGAGTTTTTGAGGATCGCGTTTCAGTGAAGCCTAAAAAGGATCCTTCAAAAATTTCTATAGAAGACAAGATAAGGACAGCTTTAACCATTTCTGAGACGGTCTTGGGATATGATAAGCGTGTTAAAAGTTGTACGGTGGACTATTCGGATTCGGTTGGGATGAGCTTTTTCATGAACAATGAAGGTGCATATATTGAGCAGGACAAACTCTATGTTTGGTCAAGAGTCCTAGTTACCGCAAAAGAGGGGGAAGTTTTCACATTTAGCCGTGAAGAAATTGGTTCAACAAGTGGCTATGAAGTTTTTGATGTAGAAGCTCCGGAGGTTGTTGGGGATAGAGCTGCAAAAAGGGCTATAGAACAGTTGAAGGCTAAAACTCCAAAGGGTGGAACTTTTCCGGTAGTTTTGGGCCCGAATATTGTCGGTGTTTTTGTTCACGAGGCTTTTGGTCATTTAGCTGAGGCGGATTTAACCTTGTCGGGTTCTGTTCTCATGGGTAAAATTGGTAAAAAAGTGGCTTCCGAGGTTGTCACCATATATGATGATGGAACCATTGAAGGAGCTTTCGGTTCTTTCAAATATGATGATGAGGGTGTTCCAGCCCAAAAAACACTTTTGGTCAAGGATGGCGTTGTTGTTGGTCTCATGCATAACCGCGAAACAGCACAGAAATTCAATGCTAAGCCCACGGGCAATGCAAGAGCCGAGGATTTCCGTGTAGAACCAATAATACGAATGCGTAACACTTTTCTGGCGCCAAAAGACCATTCGTTTGAAGAACTTATTGAAGGCATAAAATTTGGGTACTATTTCAAAAGCTTCAGAGGAGGGCAAGCAAACTTAGACGGCACTTTCCAGGTTGGAATTCAAGAAGGCTATGAAATAGTTAAAGGCGAAGTTGGCGAACCAGTGCGGAACGCCTCAATAAGCGGCAACACGCTTAAAACATTGTATAAAGTGGATGCTGTTGGGAAGGACTTTGAACTTTGGCCTGGAAGATGCGGCAAGGGTCAAACAGCTTTTGTTTGTGATGGTGGTCCGCATATAAGAGTTAAAGAGGTGCTTGTGGGTGGCGGTGCTTAA
- a CDS encoding DUF5752 family protein: MTDIVFVFEVHQPHRLRKNYFWENKLFKRLEKVELFNYYFNHELDREIFERACKKCYFPSNQILLDLIDEHKRQKKQVKVSFSISGTFLEQCEMFNKDLLESFKQLAETGCVEFLNQTYYHSLASLYPEKEEFIEQIKMHRQAVRDLLGCTPRVFENTELIYNNAIAKTAEELGFSGIFTEGTEKILHDKSPNYLYKPKGCRKIKVLLRNYKLTDDIGFRFSARWWSEWPLTADKYASWLAATPGNCINIFPDYETFGEHHWPETGIHEFLRHLPREILKWGHLRMATPSEVVEKYETVGEIDVPELGGTVSWADLERDASCWLGNTFQWAYYTSVRRLEPIVKESEDKDFLRIWRYFQTSDHLYYMFTAGGAPGEVHSYFSPFSTPADAYVTAQAAILDFENRLRLATITANEPFLFYKGVGEENYTGVIAWSLRGLIKALQKVEIKSLEFHNSRGDFERWARHSLHDKVLAEKLKDIKLSKLKGQALRKALATAAKERFNELSRQIKALTEYF, from the coding sequence TTGACGGACATAGTTTTCGTCTTCGAAGTACACCAGCCCCACAGATTAAGAAAGAACTATTTCTGGGAGAACAAACTCTTCAAACGCTTGGAAAAAGTGGAACTTTTCAACTACTATTTCAACCATGAACTTGACAGAGAAATCTTTGAACGAGCATGCAAAAAATGCTATTTCCCATCAAACCAGATACTATTAGACCTAATAGACGAGCATAAGCGGCAGAAAAAACAGGTAAAAGTTTCATTTAGTATCTCTGGAACTTTTCTTGAACAGTGTGAAATGTTTAACAAAGACCTTCTGGAATCCTTTAAACAACTTGCAGAAACGGGTTGCGTGGAATTTCTGAACCAAACATACTACCATTCGCTGGCAAGTCTCTACCCGGAAAAAGAAGAATTTATTGAGCAGATAAAAATGCACAGACAAGCAGTAAGAGATTTATTGGGCTGCACACCGCGAGTCTTCGAGAACACGGAACTAATTTATAACAACGCCATAGCAAAAACAGCCGAAGAGCTGGGATTTTCCGGAATATTTACAGAAGGCACAGAAAAAATACTCCATGACAAGTCGCCCAACTACCTTTACAAGCCAAAGGGATGCAGAAAAATCAAGGTGCTCCTCAGAAACTACAAGCTAACAGACGATATAGGCTTTAGGTTCTCCGCAAGATGGTGGAGCGAGTGGCCCCTAACAGCCGACAAATACGCAAGCTGGCTGGCAGCCACACCCGGAAACTGCATAAACATATTCCCAGACTATGAAACCTTCGGCGAACACCACTGGCCAGAAACGGGCATTCATGAGTTTTTGAGGCATCTGCCAAGGGAGATTTTGAAGTGGGGGCATCTCCGCATGGCGACACCCTCAGAGGTCGTTGAAAAATATGAGACTGTTGGAGAAATAGATGTGCCAGAGCTTGGAGGAACGGTTTCATGGGCTGATTTGGAAAGGGATGCAAGCTGCTGGTTGGGAAACACCTTCCAATGGGCCTACTACACATCTGTCAGAAGACTTGAACCCATAGTCAAGGAGTCGGAGGACAAAGATTTTCTAAGGATATGGCGTTACTTCCAAACAAGCGACCACCTATACTACATGTTCACAGCTGGCGGAGCCCCAGGTGAGGTTCACTCCTACTTTAGCCCCTTCAGCACTCCAGCAGACGCTTATGTAACGGCTCAAGCAGCAATCCTCGACTTTGAGAACCGCCTCCGTCTGGCGACAATAACAGCCAACGAGCCATTCCTCTTCTATAAAGGCGTTGGTGAGGAAAATTATACTGGTGTGATAGCTTGGAGCCTTAGAGGACTAATAAAAGCCTTGCAGAAGGTGGAAATAAAGTCCTTAGAATTCCATAACAGCCGCGGCGACTTTGAAAGGTGGGCTAGGCATTCGCTTCACGACAAGGTTTTGGCTGAAAAACTTAAGGATATTAAACTTTCAAAACTTAAAGGGCAAGCCTTGCGAAAAGCCTTAGCTACAGCTGCAAAGGAGAGGTTTAACGAGTTGTCACGGCAGATAAAGGCTTTGACGGAATACTTTTAA
- a CDS encoding glycosyltransferase family 4 protein: MPGELRVMMLTWEFPPRIIGGISPHVYYLSKSLAKNGVKVYIVTCDFPGAPSHETLDGVEVYRVDSYKNPSPDFASWVYLMNMNMQKEAASLVKDLGGVNIFHAHDWLVANAGIGLKHVFRRPLLATIHSTEYGRRNGIHSDYERMIHETEAWLTYEAWRVICCSNYMISHVKWVFGLPEDKLIMIPNGVDTKEYEKSDADLNQFRRRFALPEEKIVLFVGRLVYEKGIHVLINAVPKVLEKVNAKFVIVGNGYMQQSLSEHIRNIGLAHKVMFTGFVDNGTLRNLQKCADVSVVPSLFEPFGIVALEAMAAKSPVVVSDTGGLSEIVEHEVTGVKVYPNNPDSLAWGITRVLLDENLAKKLRENAYRKVIENYNWEKISQQTRKVYESVLSEYSKTFWA; encoded by the coding sequence ATGCCCGGTGAGTTAAGGGTTATGATGCTTACATGGGAGTTCCCGCCAAGAATTATCGGCGGAATTTCGCCTCACGTCTATTACTTGTCAAAAAGTCTTGCAAAAAACGGCGTGAAAGTCTACATTGTCACATGCGATTTTCCCGGCGCTCCCTCGCATGAAACATTGGACGGGGTTGAGGTTTACAGAGTTGACTCCTACAAGAATCCTTCGCCGGATTTTGCAAGCTGGGTTTACTTGATGAACATGAACATGCAGAAGGAGGCAGCCTCCCTCGTTAAGGATTTGGGCGGGGTTAACATTTTCCACGCCCACGACTGGCTTGTAGCAAACGCTGGGATAGGCTTAAAACATGTTTTTAGGAGACCCCTTCTGGCTACGATTCACTCTACAGAATATGGAAGGCGGAACGGAATCCACTCTGACTACGAGAGGATGATTCATGAAACAGAGGCTTGGCTTACCTATGAGGCTTGGAGAGTTATATGCTGCAGCAACTACATGATTTCCCATGTGAAATGGGTTTTCGGGCTCCCAGAAGACAAGCTCATCATGATTCCAAACGGCGTGGACACAAAAGAATATGAAAAAAGCGACGCAGACTTAAACCAGTTTAGACGGCGGTTCGCCTTACCAGAAGAGAAAATCGTACTTTTTGTCGGTCGCCTCGTTTACGAGAAGGGTATACACGTCCTCATAAATGCGGTGCCAAAAGTCTTGGAAAAAGTCAACGCAAAATTTGTTATAGTTGGAAACGGGTACATGCAACAATCGCTATCAGAACACATTAGAAACATAGGGTTGGCACACAAAGTTATGTTTACAGGCTTTGTAGACAACGGAACGCTGCGGAATCTACAAAAATGCGCGGATGTTTCGGTTGTTCCATCCCTATTTGAGCCTTTTGGAATTGTGGCGCTTGAGGCTATGGCGGCCAAAAGTCCAGTCGTGGTTTCAGATACTGGCGGTTTGTCAGAAATCGTTGAGCATGAGGTGACCGGCGTTAAAGTTTACCCAAATAACCCAGACTCACTGGCATGGGGAATAACACGCGTCCTACTCGACGAAAATTTAGCGAAAAAGTTAAGAGAAAACGCATACCGAAAGGTTATTGAAAATTATAACTGGGAAAAGATAAGTCAACAAACAAGAAAAGTGTATGAGAGTGTTTTAAGCGAGTATTCAAAGACTTTTTGGGCTTAA
- a CDS encoding TldD/PmbA family protein, protein MAVLKEEETISLAEAAVKFALEHGADEAEAFAYQGFTTAVAIERGQIAKSSRIIDQGLGVRTVVNKAVGFSYTNIAGSKAALEKTVLKSLNSAKASKPDKDWQGFPYKKPYANVRSTFDGAICELSPEDLVKLSSLMLSAAEKTDERVFPIEGGTGASYLSRAIVNSNGVMGFDCGTIIECSLATVALESGEVTPVCFEFNAERIYKIDPEWVGREAARLAGLALRAKRVETRNMEVIFAHFALQQLLYYTLMNAVKADYVQRNQSALKGKIGQKVASEVVTIYDDGLLEGGLRTWKFDGEGVPQQKTLIIERGVLRNFIYDNYTAKKEGMESTGNAFRAGYLSTPNIETTNFRFEAGGKTPEELIGEVNEGLLVYSLQGAHSSNPSSGEFSVVATPAWKIEKGRIVHPVKGAMLAGNVFNVMENISDLANNERKVGSLVAPWVLVENVKVIGK, encoded by the coding sequence GTGGCGGTGCTTAAAGAAGAAGAAACCATTAGTCTGGCTGAAGCCGCTGTGAAATTTGCGCTTGAACATGGAGCCGATGAAGCTGAAGCCTTTGCATATCAAGGTTTCACAACAGCGGTCGCTATTGAGAGGGGACAAATCGCAAAAAGTTCAAGAATAATTGACCAGGGGCTTGGAGTTAGAACGGTTGTCAACAAGGCTGTTGGCTTTTCTTACACAAACATTGCTGGAAGCAAAGCAGCACTGGAGAAGACAGTTCTAAAATCTTTGAACTCTGCAAAGGCTAGTAAGCCAGATAAAGATTGGCAAGGATTTCCCTACAAAAAACCTTATGCCAATGTGAGAAGCACATTTGACGGTGCCATTTGCGAATTATCTCCAGAGGATTTAGTTAAGCTTTCTTCTTTGATGTTAAGTGCCGCTGAAAAAACCGATGAGCGTGTCTTTCCAATAGAGGGCGGAACTGGAGCCTCTTACCTTTCTAGGGCTATTGTAAACTCAAACGGTGTGATGGGCTTCGATTGCGGGACAATTATCGAATGTAGTCTGGCAACAGTAGCCCTAGAAAGCGGCGAAGTAACACCCGTCTGTTTCGAGTTCAACGCTGAGAGAATCTATAAAATAGACCCTGAATGGGTGGGCAGAGAGGCTGCTCGACTTGCTGGTTTGGCGCTGAGGGCTAAACGAGTGGAGACGAGAAACATGGAAGTTATTTTCGCTCATTTTGCCTTGCAACAGCTTCTTTATTACACTTTGATGAATGCTGTTAAGGCGGATTATGTGCAGCGAAACCAGTCAGCTCTCAAAGGCAAGATTGGTCAAAAAGTCGCCTCGGAAGTTGTGACTATTTATGATGATGGTTTGCTTGAGGGTGGGCTTCGAACATGGAAGTTTGACGGCGAAGGGGTCCCACAGCAGAAAACCCTCATAATAGAGCGAGGTGTGCTGCGTAACTTCATTTATGATAATTACACTGCAAAAAAGGAGGGGATGGAGAGCACTGGAAACGCTTTTAGAGCTGGCTATTTATCGACGCCAAACATTGAAACAACAAATTTCCGCTTTGAAGCTGGAGGAAAAACTCCAGAAGAGCTTATAGGCGAGGTTAATGAGGGTCTTCTCGTCTATTCGTTGCAAGGGGCGCATAGTAGCAACCCATCGAGCGGGGAATTCTCCGTTGTGGCAACTCCAGCTTGGAAAATTGAGAAGGGCAGAATTGTTCATCCAGTTAAGGGTGCCATGCTTGCAGGCAACGTTTTCAATGTTATGGAGAACATTTCAGATTTGGCAAACAATGAGAGGAAGGTCGGTTCGCTTGTTGCGCCTTGGGTTCTTGTGGAAAATGTTAAAGTTATCGGAAAGTAA
- a CDS encoding glycosyltransferase family 4 protein, which yields MRVVILSWEYPPRVVGKLADYVKELAVRLAKNRIETYVVTYHDYMTGESEENGVKTYRVANPVKTHISVLTWVLTLNQEVERAAANIYYRANGHVDVIDVQDWHFIPAAVTLKKAFNIPFVYSIESLEDHRSHGANSPFNMAIKSIEWLGMYEAGEVLVKSEWMASEAVRIYEVPETKIKVVKPESERWLRTILEVYKSLKGGS from the coding sequence ATGCGAGTAGTAATCCTTTCATGGGAGTACCCGCCAAGGGTTGTTGGAAAACTTGCAGATTATGTGAAAGAGTTAGCTGTGCGACTCGCCAAAAATAGAATCGAAACATACGTGGTCACCTATCATGATTATATGACTGGGGAATCTGAAGAAAACGGGGTCAAAACTTACAGAGTGGCAAACCCCGTTAAAACTCACATAAGCGTTCTCACATGGGTTTTAACCCTAAACCAAGAAGTGGAACGTGCTGCCGCCAACATATACTATAGGGCAAATGGACACGTAGACGTTATAGATGTGCAGGACTGGCATTTCATCCCAGCAGCAGTCACTTTAAAAAAGGCGTTCAACATTCCCTTTGTATATTCTATTGAGAGTTTAGAGGACCACCGCTCCCATGGCGCTAATTCCCCGTTTAATATGGCTATTAAGAGCATCGAGTGGCTTGGTATGTACGAGGCAGGCGAGGTTCTTGTAAAATCTGAATGGATGGCAAGCGAAGCCGTCAGAATCTACGAAGTTCCAGAGACAAAAATAAAAGTTGTCAAGCCTGAGTCTGAACGTTGGCTTAGGACAATTTTAGAAGTCTACAAAAGCCTTAAGGGTGGTTCGTAA
- a CDS encoding 4Fe-4S binding protein, which produces MKANIRQRLLKFNTFRRIVQLLSFIFFSAIVFNLGSLSILLPVLWTWGYSSNTVGDAFTALQLMFSGWGQLPVVFPWLAVASFLIAGVLVGKSLCGWVCPFGFVQDLIGFIKVKKTEVSPKTHRNMTLAKYFVLGIVLFISLTFSATKLAGAQRDYERALGIFAYAPFTAVSPAETLFSTLPRGIQSFSAEVMAKPVLDVLSGILDLPPLFWVQLFILVGVLVLAAYVPRGWCRYLCPHGAIMAFLNKFSFLGLRRDPVRCVKGECRECVKACPMMVPILELPWEKFSDPECIYCLKCSDACPHKAIRLKYP; this is translated from the coding sequence TTGAAGGCGAACATCCGTCAGCGTCTGCTCAAATTTAACACATTTCGTAGAATAGTTCAGCTCTTATCCTTCATATTCTTCAGTGCAATAGTCTTTAATTTAGGCTCCCTTTCGATACTACTTCCAGTACTATGGACTTGGGGTTATTCATCAAACACTGTTGGAGACGCTTTTACAGCACTACAGCTAATGTTCAGCGGATGGGGGCAGCTACCAGTTGTTTTTCCGTGGCTTGCAGTGGCATCTTTCCTTATAGCTGGTGTTTTGGTTGGCAAATCCTTATGCGGTTGGGTTTGTCCTTTTGGCTTTGTCCAAGACCTAATAGGCTTCATTAAAGTAAAGAAAACAGAAGTTTCACCCAAAACTCATAGGAATATGACTTTAGCAAAGTACTTTGTTTTGGGCATAGTGCTTTTCATTAGTCTAACATTTTCGGCAACTAAACTTGCGGGGGCTCAAAGAGACTATGAAAGGGCGTTGGGCATATTTGCTTACGCCCCCTTCACCGCTGTAAGTCCAGCTGAAACCTTGTTTTCAACGCTGCCTAGAGGCATTCAAAGCTTTTCAGCCGAGGTTATGGCGAAACCGGTTTTAGATGTTTTATCCGGGATTTTAGATCTGCCTCCCCTCTTCTGGGTTCAATTATTCATTCTTGTGGGTGTTCTTGTTTTGGCAGCTTATGTTCCGAGGGGATGGTGTAGGTATCTATGCCCCCATGGCGCGATAATGGCTTTTCTTAACAAGTTTAGTTTTCTTGGTTTGCGGAGGGATCCGGTGAGGTGTGTTAAGGGTGAATGCCGAGAATGTGTTAAGGCTTGTCCTATGATGGTTCCAATTTTGGAGCTTCCATGGGAGAAGTTCAGCGACCCGGAATGTATTTATTGCTTGAAATGTTCTGATGCTTGCCCGCATAAGGCAATTAGGCTAAAGTATCCATAG